From the genome of Variovorax sp. RA8, one region includes:
- a CDS encoding helix-turn-helix transcriptional regulator, giving the protein MYLKASEQRALRGIFALLAEDQGEREIRERLGWALLDLLQADQFASFVWDADSGTFGKRVALNMAPSNLDRYAQWHQHHDPITFVLQSRRRATRVTEVMPQRALMRTAFFNDFLSRDGLHWGMNLHAFDGERALGDLRIWRRRGRGDFGTHETALLDLVEPAFVGALQRAQRMASPAAARVSAWASLSVREQQVARAVCEGLTDKEIARRAGVGVPTVRTYLRRVFDKLGIERRSALARWVPGH; this is encoded by the coding sequence ATGTACCTCAAGGCTTCGGAACAGCGGGCGCTGCGCGGCATCTTCGCGTTGCTGGCGGAGGACCAAGGCGAGCGCGAGATCCGCGAGCGCCTGGGCTGGGCGCTGCTGGACTTGCTGCAGGCGGACCAGTTCGCCTCCTTCGTGTGGGATGCGGACAGCGGCACTTTCGGGAAGCGTGTGGCGCTCAACATGGCGCCGAGCAACCTCGACCGCTATGCGCAATGGCACCAGCACCACGATCCCATCACCTTCGTGCTGCAGTCGCGCCGCCGCGCCACCCGCGTGACCGAGGTGATGCCGCAGCGCGCGCTGATGCGCACCGCCTTCTTCAACGACTTCCTGTCGCGCGACGGCTTGCACTGGGGCATGAACCTGCATGCCTTCGACGGCGAGCGCGCGCTCGGGGACCTGCGGATCTGGCGGCGGCGCGGGCGCGGCGACTTCGGCACGCATGAAACGGCGCTGCTGGATCTGGTGGAACCGGCCTTTGTCGGGGCCTTGCAGCGTGCGCAGCGAATGGCCTCACCCGCCGCCGCGCGCGTGTCCGCCTGGGCCAGCCTGAGTGTGCGCGAGCAGCAGGTTGCGCGGGCGGTGTGCGAAGGTCTGACAGACAAGGAAATAGCGCGGCGCGCGGGTGTCGGCGTGCCGACGGTGCGCACTTATCTGCGTCGCGTCTTCGACAAGCTGGGCATCGAGCGACGCTCGGCGCTGGCGAGGTGGGTGCCGGGGCACTGA
- the iaaH gene encoding indoleacetamide hydrolase, giving the protein MFIDRRVSSVRAAALLLCAAAFASSAGAQAAPPDIATLTASEAVQRLCAGSLTSEQLVTAYLAQAKAKPQLNAFITLDEAGALKAARAADAARRRGGPCKPLGGLPVAIKDNIQVQGLPASAGTPALKGFIASADAPVVSKLRAAGAVVLGKTHMHELAFGVSGYNPAFQTGPDVGVRNAYDATRVAGGSSSGNGAALGARMAPAALGTDTGGSVRIPCAFNGCASLRPTVGRYSQQGIVPISHTRDTAGPMALSVADLALLDRVIAGGTPVVPADLKRVRLGVAQAFYANLDEDTRAATDAALARLRDAGVTLVDVEMPGLAELNGAVSFPVALYEIHDDLASYLAKYRAGVDIGQVAAGIVSPDVKGTFEGLVLPRKLPAAQGVVDAKPAYDNAMRKARPALQKLYRDTFRKHRLDALVFPTVPRVALAATPESSSVENFGLLIQNTDPGSNAGIPGLQLPAGLGTASGLPVGLELDGPAGSDRRLLAVGLAVEGVLGRLPPPK; this is encoded by the coding sequence ATGTTCATCGATCGCCGGGTATCGTCCGTACGCGCCGCCGCGCTCTTGCTGTGCGCGGCCGCCTTCGCTTCATCCGCGGGCGCGCAGGCTGCGCCGCCGGATATCGCCACGCTGACCGCCAGCGAAGCCGTGCAGCGCCTGTGCGCCGGCTCGCTGACCAGCGAGCAGCTGGTGACGGCTTACCTCGCGCAGGCCAAGGCCAAGCCGCAACTCAATGCCTTCATCACGCTGGACGAGGCGGGCGCCCTCAAGGCCGCGAGGGCCGCCGATGCGGCGCGCCGCCGCGGCGGCCCCTGCAAGCCGCTGGGCGGGCTGCCGGTGGCGATCAAGGACAACATCCAGGTCCAGGGCCTGCCGGCCAGCGCCGGCACGCCCGCGCTCAAGGGCTTCATCGCCAGCGCCGACGCGCCGGTGGTCTCGAAGCTGCGCGCAGCTGGCGCCGTGGTGCTGGGCAAGACCCACATGCACGAGCTGGCCTTCGGCGTGAGCGGCTACAACCCGGCCTTCCAGACCGGGCCCGACGTGGGCGTGCGCAATGCCTACGATGCGACGCGCGTCGCCGGCGGTTCTTCCTCGGGCAATGGCGCAGCGCTGGGCGCGCGCATGGCGCCGGCCGCGCTCGGCACCGACACCGGAGGCTCGGTGCGCATCCCCTGCGCCTTCAACGGCTGCGCCTCGCTGCGCCCCACCGTGGGACGCTATTCGCAGCAGGGCATCGTGCCGATCTCGCACACGCGCGACACGGCCGGGCCGATGGCGCTTTCGGTGGCCGACCTGGCGCTGCTCGACCGCGTCATCGCCGGCGGCACGCCGGTGGTGCCCGCGGACCTCAAGCGGGTGCGGCTGGGCGTCGCGCAGGCGTTCTACGCCAACCTCGACGAGGACACCCGCGCCGCCACCGATGCGGCGCTGGCCCGGTTGCGCGACGCGGGCGTCACGCTCGTCGATGTCGAAATGCCCGGGCTGGCCGAGCTCAACGGCGCCGTCAGCTTTCCTGTCGCGCTCTACGAGATCCATGACGACCTCGCGAGCTACCTGGCGAAGTACCGTGCCGGCGTGGACATCGGCCAGGTGGCCGCGGGCATCGTCAGTCCCGACGTCAAGGGCACCTTCGAAGGACTGGTGCTGCCGCGCAAGCTGCCGGCGGCGCAGGGCGTGGTCGACGCCAAGCCGGCCTACGACAACGCGATGCGCAAGGCGCGGCCGGCCCTGCAGAAGCTCTACCGCGATACCTTCAGGAAACACCGGCTCGACGCGCTGGTCTTCCCGACCGTGCCGCGCGTGGCGTTGGCCGCCACGCCCGAATCCAGCAGCGTGGAGAACTTCGGTCTCCTGATCCAGAACACCGACCCCGGCAGCAACGCCGGCATCCCGGGGCTGCAACTGCCCGCCGGGCTGGGTACTGCAAGTGGTTTGCCCGTGGGGCTGGAGCTCGATGGGCCGGCGGGCAGCGACCGCAGGCTGCTGGCGGTGGGGCTCGCGGTCGAGGGGGTGCTGGGGCGTTTGCCGCCGCCGAAGTAA
- a CDS encoding acyl-CoA dehydrogenase family protein — protein MLLTPDQEAIRDAVRAFAQAELWPNAPRWDREHLFPKEAHAGLAALGAYGICVPEEDGGAGLDYLTLALVLEEIAAGDGGTSTAISVTNCPVNAILMRYGNAAQKKKWLQPLAQGQMLGAFCLTEPQAGSDASSLRTTARKDADGWVIDGVKQFITSGKNGQVAIVIAVTDKGAGKRGMSAFIVPTDAPGYTVARLEDKLGQHSSDTAQINFDACRVPAENLIGQEGEGYKIALGALEGGRIGIAAQSVGMARSAFEVALAYAKERQAFGSPIFEQQAVGFRLADCATQLEAARQLIWHAASLRDAGLPCLKEAAMAKLFASEMAERVCSAAIQTLGGYGYVNDFPLERIYRDVRVCQIYEGTSDIQKLLIQRALA, from the coding sequence ATGCTGCTGACCCCTGACCAGGAAGCGATCCGCGACGCAGTGCGCGCCTTCGCCCAGGCCGAGCTCTGGCCCAACGCGCCGCGCTGGGACCGCGAGCACCTCTTCCCGAAGGAAGCCCACGCCGGCCTGGCGGCGCTGGGCGCCTACGGCATCTGCGTGCCCGAAGAGGATGGCGGCGCCGGCCTCGACTACCTGACGCTCGCCCTCGTGCTCGAAGAGATTGCGGCCGGCGACGGCGGCACCAGCACCGCCATCAGCGTCACCAACTGCCCGGTCAATGCCATCCTCATGCGCTACGGCAACGCGGCGCAGAAGAAGAAGTGGCTGCAGCCGCTCGCGCAGGGGCAGATGCTGGGCGCCTTCTGCCTGACCGAGCCGCAGGCCGGCAGCGATGCCTCGTCGCTGCGCACCACCGCGCGCAAGGACGCGGACGGCTGGGTGATCGACGGCGTCAAGCAGTTCATCACCAGCGGCAAGAACGGCCAGGTCGCGATCGTCATCGCGGTCACCGACAAGGGCGCGGGCAAGCGCGGCATGAGCGCCTTCATCGTGCCCACCGATGCGCCCGGCTACACGGTGGCGCGCCTGGAGGACAAGCTTGGCCAGCATTCGAGCGACACCGCGCAGATCAATTTCGACGCCTGCCGCGTCCCGGCCGAGAACCTGATCGGACAGGAAGGCGAGGGCTACAAGATCGCGCTCGGCGCGCTGGAGGGCGGGCGCATCGGCATCGCGGCGCAGAGCGTGGGCATGGCGCGCAGCGCCTTCGAGGTGGCCCTGGCCTATGCCAAGGAGCGCCAGGCCTTCGGCAGCCCGATCTTCGAGCAGCAGGCGGTGGGCTTTCGCCTCGCCGACTGCGCGACCCAGCTCGAGGCGGCGCGCCAGCTGATCTGGCATGCGGCCAGCCTGCGCGATGCGGGCCTGCCCTGCCTGAAGGAAGCCGCGATGGCCAAGCTGTTCGCCAGTGAAATGGCCGAGCGCGTCTGCAGCGCGGCCATCCAGACGCTGGGCGGCTATGGCTACGTCAACGACTTTCCGCTAGAGCGGATCTACCGCGACGTGCGCGTGTGCCAGATCTACGAAGGCACGTCGGACATCCAGAAGCTGCTGATCCAGCGAGCGCTGGCCTGA
- a CDS encoding acetyl-CoA C-acyltransferase yields the protein MSESIVIVGAARTPMGGFQGDFSSLAAHDLGGVAIKAAIERAGIAPDTVGEVLFGNCLMAGQGQAPARQAAYKGGLPDSAGAVTLSKMCGSAMKAAMLAHDLLLAGTHEVMVAGGMESMTNAPYLMLKGRGGYRMGHDRIFDHMMLDGLEDAYQPGRSMGTFGEDCAAKYKFTREQQDAFAIASVERAKAATTSGAFKAEIAPVLVKGRGGDTLVEIDEGPGKVKLDKIPTLKPAFKKEGGTITAASSSSINDGAAALVMMTESTAKKLGAKPIARILGHATHAQQPEWFSTAPVGAVAKLFKKTGWGVKDVDLWEVNEAFAVVPMALMHELDVSHAVVNVHGGACALGHPIGASGARIMVTLIHALQQKGKKRGVATLCIGGGEGTAVALELV from the coding sequence ATGTCTGAATCAATCGTGATCGTCGGCGCCGCGCGCACCCCCATGGGTGGCTTCCAGGGCGACTTTTCTTCCCTTGCCGCACACGACCTGGGCGGCGTGGCCATCAAGGCGGCCATCGAGCGCGCAGGCATCGCGCCCGACACGGTCGGCGAGGTGCTGTTCGGCAACTGCCTGATGGCCGGCCAGGGCCAGGCGCCGGCGCGCCAGGCGGCCTACAAGGGCGGCCTGCCCGACAGCGCCGGGGCCGTCACCCTCAGCAAGATGTGCGGCTCGGCCATGAAGGCCGCGATGCTCGCGCACGACCTGCTGCTCGCCGGCACGCACGAGGTGATGGTGGCCGGCGGCATGGAGAGCATGACCAACGCGCCCTACCTGATGCTCAAGGGCCGCGGCGGCTACCGCATGGGCCACGACCGCATCTTCGACCACATGATGCTCGACGGGCTGGAAGACGCCTACCAGCCCGGCCGTTCGATGGGCACCTTCGGCGAGGACTGCGCGGCCAAGTACAAGTTCACGCGCGAGCAGCAGGATGCCTTCGCGATCGCCAGCGTGGAGCGCGCCAAGGCCGCCACCACCTCGGGTGCCTTCAAGGCCGAGATCGCGCCGGTGCTGGTCAAGGGCCGCGGCGGCGACACCCTGGTCGAGATCGACGAGGGCCCGGGCAAGGTCAAGCTCGACAAGATCCCCACGCTCAAGCCGGCCTTCAAGAAGGAAGGCGGCACCATCACCGCCGCCTCCAGCTCCTCGATCAACGACGGTGCCGCGGCGCTGGTGATGATGACCGAGAGCACGGCGAAGAAGCTGGGCGCCAAGCCCATCGCGCGCATCCTCGGCCACGCCACCCATGCGCAGCAGCCCGAGTGGTTCTCGACCGCGCCGGTGGGTGCCGTGGCCAAGCTCTTCAAGAAGACCGGCTGGGGCGTGAAGGACGTCGACCTGTGGGAGGTCAACGAGGCCTTCGCGGTGGTGCCGATGGCGTTGATGCACGAGCTCGACGTCTCTCACGCGGTGGTCAACGTGCATGGCGGCGCCTGCGCGCTGGGCCATCCGATCGGCGCCAGCGGCGCGCGCATCATGGTCACGCTGATCCATGCGCTCCAGCAAAAGGGCAAGAAGCGCGGCGTCGCCACCCTGTGCATCGGCGGGGGCGAGGGCACGGCGGTCGCGCTCGAACTGGTCTGA